Proteins encoded together in one Catellatospora citrea window:
- a CDS encoding metal-sensitive transcriptional regulator produces the protein MTTQPTAPAAGTPTRGYTATKDQLLTRIRRIEGQVRGIERMVEDDRYCIDVLTQISAIQAALDKVGLGLLDGHARHCMQHGAEQGRADEMATEMMAAVGRLMKRG, from the coding sequence ATGACCACGCAGCCCACCGCCCCCGCCGCCGGCACGCCGACCCGCGGATATACCGCGACCAAGGATCAGCTGCTCACGCGTATTCGGCGCATCGAGGGCCAGGTGCGAGGCATCGAGAGGATGGTCGAGGACGACCGGTACTGCATCGACGTGCTCACGCAGATCTCGGCGATCCAGGCCGCCCTGGACAAGGTGGGGCTGGGCCTGCTCGACGGCCACGCCCGTCACTGCATGCAGCACGGCGCCGAGCAGGGCCGCGCCGACGAGATGGCCACCGAGATGATGGCCGCGGTCGGCCGGCTGATGAAGCGCGGCTGA